In the Lepidochelys kempii isolate rLepKem1 chromosome 3, rLepKem1.hap2, whole genome shotgun sequence genome, one interval contains:
- the PFN3 gene encoding profilin-3: MGDWKSYINTILKDKNIEDVAIVGHSDNKSVWASKPGGLLAAISPQEVGVIIGHDRKGFLQTGITIAGKKCSVIRDYLLVEKDAVMDTRTKEGDSKSICIGKTPRALIFLMGKKGVHGGALNKKVHEMIASMKAQNS; this comes from the coding sequence ATGGGTGACTGGAAAAGCTACATCAATACCATTCTAAAGGATAAGAACATTGAAGATGTAGCTATCGTGGGGCACAGTGACAACAAATCAGTATGGGCTTCCAAGCCAGGGGGCCTACTGGCTGCTATCTCACCTCAGGAAGTGGGGGTGATCATAGGCCATGACAGGAAGGGGTTCCTGCAGACAGGGATTACCATAGCTGGCAAGAAGTGCAGTGTAATCCGTGACTACTTGCTTGTGGAAAAAGATGCTGTGATGGACACCAGAACCAAGGAGGGTGACAGCAAGTCCATCTGTATTGGCAAGACCCCCAGAGCCCTGATCTTCCTCATGGGCAAAAAGGGAGTCCATGGAGGAGCCCTCAACAAGAAGGTGCATGAGATGATTGCAAGCATGAAAGCCCAGAATAGCTAG